One Glutamicibacter mishrai genomic window carries:
- a CDS encoding bifunctional nuclease family protein: MLELEFSGIRIQLPANQPLLLLKYPEQNLYLPLWIGAPEASAIAMSEQGLTPPRPMTHDLMISVFEALGVTLERIEIVSVHNAVFVAELVFSNGKRVDSRSSDAVALAVRAKCPIMCAEDVLEEAGVSIETDGDGEEAPEEQLREFREFLDNIDPEDFSS, encoded by the coding sequence ATGCTGGAACTGGAGTTTTCCGGGATCCGTATTCAACTGCCTGCGAATCAGCCACTTCTGTTGCTCAAATATCCAGAACAGAATCTGTATCTGCCGTTGTGGATCGGAGCCCCCGAAGCATCGGCGATCGCAATGTCGGAACAAGGGCTTACTCCGCCTCGTCCAATGACCCACGATCTGATGATCAGCGTTTTTGAGGCCTTGGGAGTGACGCTAGAAAGAATTGAAATCGTTTCGGTGCACAATGCTGTTTTTGTTGCCGAACTTGTTTTTTCCAACGGCAAACGGGTCGACTCCCGGTCTTCTGACGCGGTGGCGCTGGCTGTGCGGGCTAAATGCCCCATCATGTGCGCCGAAGACGTTCTTGAAGAAGCCGGAGTGTCCATCGAAACTGATGGCGATGGTGAAGAAGCTCCTGAGGAGCAACTTCGCGAGTTCCGTGAATTTTTAGACAACATTGATCCCGAAGACTTTTCTTCTTAG
- a CDS encoding prephenate dehydrogenase, with translation MASSHLAGPVLVIGTGLLGTSVGLGLRAKGVPVYLSDVSPTAAGVAQDIGAGVLLEQRAIAPELVVIGAPPDVTANLVADALLAYPNATVVDIASVKGSILSAVLADERLSPAETSRYVGTHPMAGREKSGPAAARGELFTSMPWVICAHQGADPARVKVAESLAIDLGATMHRMSVTEHDQSVALISHFPQAASSMIASRLLNAEAHQLALAGNGLRDTTRIAASDEKLWIQIFSHNAQALVPILTGMKEDLDRLINTLSNPQGPGALLDLSQLMTEGNAGKARIPGKHGAPPQAFALVTVLVDDRPGQIAQLLADIGEAGINIEDLRMEHSAGHQVGMVDVSVVPGRRDELIDVLTTNGWKVAQ, from the coding sequence ATGGCGTCCTCTCACCTTGCCGGCCCGGTTCTGGTCATCGGCACCGGGTTGCTGGGCACCTCGGTGGGACTGGGCCTGCGCGCCAAAGGCGTGCCGGTCTACCTTTCCGATGTCTCACCGACCGCCGCTGGCGTAGCGCAGGACATCGGAGCCGGCGTGCTGCTCGAACAGCGCGCCATCGCCCCGGAACTCGTGGTCATCGGCGCGCCGCCGGACGTCACCGCGAACCTGGTGGCCGACGCGCTCTTGGCGTACCCCAACGCCACCGTGGTGGACATCGCCAGCGTGAAGGGCTCGATCCTTTCCGCGGTCCTGGCAGATGAGCGTCTGAGCCCGGCCGAGACTTCCCGCTATGTGGGCACCCACCCCATGGCAGGTCGTGAAAAGTCGGGCCCGGCCGCCGCACGCGGCGAGCTGTTCACCTCCATGCCATGGGTGATCTGCGCTCATCAGGGGGCGGATCCGGCACGGGTGAAGGTCGCCGAATCCCTGGCGATCGACCTTGGCGCCACCATGCATCGCATGTCGGTCACCGAACATGACCAGTCCGTGGCCCTGATCAGCCACTTCCCGCAGGCGGCCAGCTCGATGATCGCCTCGCGGCTGCTGAATGCCGAGGCCCATCAGCTGGCATTGGCCGGCAACGGGCTGCGGGATACCACGCGCATCGCGGCCAGCGACGAAAAGCTGTGGATCCAGATTTTCTCGCACAACGCCCAAGCGCTGGTGCCGATCTTGACCGGGATGAAAGAAGACCTGGACCGGTTGATCAACACCTTGAGCAACCCGCAGGGCCCTGGCGCGCTGCTGGACCTCTCGCAGCTGATGACCGAGGGCAACGCCGGCAAGGCGCGCATTCCGGGCAAGCACGGCGCCCCGCCTCAAGCCTTCGCGCTGGTCACGGTGCTGGTCGACGACCGCCCGGGACAGATCGCGCAACTGCTGGCCGACATCGGCGAGGCCGGCATTAATATTGAAGATTTGCGCATGGAGCACTCTGCCGGCCACCAGGTCGGCATGGTGGATGTTTCGGTGGTCCCCGGACGCCGCGACGAACTGATTGACGTATTGACTACGAACGGATGGAAAGTAGCCCAGTGA
- a CDS encoding MerR family transcriptional regulator, which produces MESCQTGSHYGADGGNKQSNTQGLLFTDDLPELDEHAGYRGPVVCKAAGITYRQLDYWARTGLVEPAVRGAKGSGSHRLYSFRDILVLKVVKRLLDTGVSLQQIRAAVLHLRERGVEDLAQITLMSDGASVYECTSADEVIDLVQKGQGVFGIAVGRVWREVEGSLAQLPSENSAEQAMPEDELAARRAAKAARNVG; this is translated from the coding sequence ATGGAGTCATGCCAGACAGGGTCTCATTATGGGGCCGACGGTGGCAACAAGCAATCCAATACACAGGGGCTGCTCTTCACCGATGACCTGCCCGAGCTGGATGAGCATGCTGGTTACCGTGGCCCGGTTGTTTGCAAGGCCGCGGGTATCACTTACCGTCAGCTCGATTACTGGGCACGTACCGGCTTGGTAGAGCCGGCTGTTCGCGGCGCCAAGGGTTCTGGCAGCCACCGGTTGTACTCCTTCCGCGATATCCTTGTCCTGAAAGTCGTCAAGCGTCTGCTGGACACCGGAGTATCCCTGCAGCAAATCAGGGCTGCCGTATTGCATTTGCGCGAGCGCGGTGTAGAGGACCTGGCACAGATTACATTGATGAGCGATGGCGCCTCCGTGTATGAATGCACCAGCGCAGACGAAGTCATTGACCTCGTGCAAAAGGGACAGGGTGTCTTTGGCATCGCTGTGGGCCGCGTCTGGCGCGAAGTTGAAGGTTCGCTGGCGCAGCTTCCTTCGGAAAATTCCGCCGAGCAAGCCATGCCGGAAGACGAGCTCGCAGCGCGTCGTGCTGCCAAGGCCGCACGCAACGTCGGTTAA
- the abc-f gene encoding ribosomal protection-like ABC-F family protein — MTHSHDQRPVSPENRESAPDYICLLEDISVSFADRDVLVHCDLTISGRERLAVLGDNGSGKSTLMRVIAGTLETDGGQRHMNAPGGVAYAAQNPRFAAGMSIQQVIDSFHARFRELETLMRIISGKLQAAEGAAADRLMAQLQQVTDIYEAADGYTLAQRLDSALQQLGLGEMNREADVSRLSGGQRSRLALACVLCSGAQLLLLDEPTNDLDEAALAWLEKSVDKHRGALVLITHDRMFLKRFARSILEVHDGQLSRYGNGYDGYLHAKEQERAAAVEAYDLWLAEMAHSKKLVEKNAARVAAIPRKMEMAGFGHGNFRSRERSHGSTSKIRQAKSRIEELESNPAPKPATELEFSLPAGAALHESTETLIHVQKIRREQPPKLSTGSFEVKLGERWLVTGPNGAGKSSLLKMLSGELDYEGGIIQRASDLRCAWLRQDLGEVTGDSLIEAFALATDQYVDDAAEVLAKLGLFAPEDFLRHPLALSVGQRRRLELAIAVSSQAHVLFLDEPTNHISPALVEQLEDALEDFPGTVVTVSHDRRWQQKLKVHPDLQRLHVRDGSVQVVR; from the coding sequence ATGACCCATTCCCATGATCAGCGCCCCGTGTCGCCTGAAAATCGTGAAAGTGCCCCTGACTATATTTGCTTGCTAGAAGACATCAGTGTCAGCTTCGCAGATCGTGACGTGCTCGTGCACTGCGACCTGACTATTTCCGGGCGGGAACGCCTGGCAGTGCTCGGCGACAACGGTTCGGGCAAGTCCACGCTGATGCGGGTGATCGCCGGGACACTGGAAACCGACGGCGGCCAACGGCACATGAATGCTCCTGGTGGCGTGGCTTATGCTGCGCAGAATCCGCGGTTTGCCGCCGGGATGAGCATTCAGCAGGTAATCGATTCCTTTCATGCTCGTTTCCGCGAGCTGGAGACCCTGATGCGCATCATCAGCGGCAAGCTTCAAGCAGCCGAGGGTGCGGCAGCTGACCGCCTCATGGCCCAGCTTCAACAGGTGACCGACATTTACGAAGCTGCCGACGGTTATACCTTGGCTCAGCGGCTGGACAGCGCGCTGCAGCAACTGGGGCTGGGGGAGATGAACCGAGAAGCTGATGTCTCGCGGCTTTCCGGCGGCCAGCGGTCACGACTCGCCTTGGCATGTGTGCTGTGTTCCGGGGCGCAGCTTTTGCTTCTCGATGAACCGACCAACGATCTGGATGAAGCTGCTTTGGCTTGGCTGGAGAAGAGCGTGGACAAGCATCGTGGCGCTTTGGTTCTCATCACCCACGACCGCATGTTCCTCAAACGCTTTGCTCGATCAATCCTCGAAGTCCACGATGGGCAATTGAGCAGATACGGCAATGGCTATGACGGCTACCTCCATGCCAAAGAGCAGGAGCGGGCAGCAGCTGTGGAAGCCTACGACCTGTGGCTGGCAGAGATGGCGCATTCCAAGAAACTAGTCGAGAAGAACGCCGCGAGGGTAGCGGCCATTCCCCGAAAGATGGAGATGGCCGGCTTCGGGCACGGCAATTTTCGTTCGCGTGAACGCAGCCATGGATCTACCTCCAAGATCCGCCAAGCCAAGTCCCGCATTGAAGAGCTGGAGTCCAATCCGGCGCCAAAACCTGCCACGGAACTCGAGTTTTCCCTGCCAGCTGGCGCGGCCCTTCACGAATCGACTGAGACCCTGATCCACGTTCAGAAGATCCGGCGCGAGCAACCTCCCAAGCTCAGCACGGGATCCTTCGAGGTCAAACTCGGCGAACGATGGCTGGTCACCGGGCCTAACGGCGCCGGTAAAAGCTCATTGCTCAAGATGCTCTCTGGAGAACTGGACTATGAAGGAGGCATTATTCAGCGAGCATCAGATTTGCGTTGCGCTTGGTTGCGGCAAGACCTTGGCGAGGTGACGGGCGATAGCTTGATTGAAGCTTTCGCACTGGCAACAGATCAATATGTTGATGATGCTGCCGAAGTCCTGGCCAAGCTGGGCCTATTTGCGCCCGAAGACTTCTTGAGACATCCTCTGGCGCTTTCGGTAGGGCAACGTCGCAGACTCGAACTGGCCATCGCGGTGAGTTCGCAAGCGCATGTGCTCTTCTTAGATGAGCCAACCAACCACATCTCGCCGGCATTAGTTGAACAGCTTGAAGACGCGCTGGAGGATTTCCCCGGAACCGTGGTCACGGTGAGCCATGACCGCAGATGGCAGCAAAAGCTGAAGGTACATCCTGACCTGCAGCGTTTGCACGTGCGTGACGGGTCAGTCCAAGTCGTGCGCTAG
- a CDS encoding PhzF family phenazine biosynthesis protein has translation MQRRFYQVDVFSSTAYKGNPLGVVLDGEELETPAMQDYSLWSNLSEVTYVLPATDPKVDFRFRIFARQHEYRFAGHPALGTARAWLEAGGVPRDPRQLIVECGAGLVPINIDQDVLSFASPAPLRTGPIDAEELAEILEILDIEPSVMIDAQWVDNGPGWAAILLENSERVLDIVPRIPQRTGRWKIGVIGALPQERWPEKFEVRALTIEDGALREDPVTGSLNGAAAQWLIDAGYATAPLTNHQGTIVGRDGQVHMNLVDDQLWVGGNSAILIKGTIEL, from the coding sequence ATGCAACGTCGGTTCTACCAGGTAGATGTTTTCAGCAGCACCGCCTACAAGGGCAATCCGCTGGGCGTGGTGCTCGATGGCGAAGAACTGGAAACACCGGCGATGCAGGACTATTCGCTGTGGTCCAATCTCTCTGAGGTCACCTACGTCCTTCCTGCCACGGATCCTAAGGTGGACTTCCGATTCCGCATTTTCGCTCGGCAGCATGAGTACCGGTTCGCGGGCCATCCAGCTCTGGGCACGGCCCGCGCGTGGCTGGAAGCCGGGGGAGTTCCGCGCGATCCGCGCCAACTCATTGTTGAATGCGGCGCAGGTTTGGTTCCGATCAACATTGATCAGGACGTGCTCTCCTTCGCCTCGCCAGCGCCCCTGCGCACCGGACCGATCGATGCTGAAGAACTGGCGGAAATACTGGAGATCCTGGATATCGAACCATCTGTGATGATCGATGCCCAATGGGTCGACAACGGGCCAGGGTGGGCAGCGATTCTCCTGGAGAACTCGGAACGGGTGTTGGACATTGTTCCCAGGATTCCCCAGCGCACGGGCCGTTGGAAAATCGGCGTGATTGGCGCCTTGCCGCAAGAGCGGTGGCCAGAAAAATTCGAAGTCCGTGCACTGACCATAGAGGACGGGGCCTTGCGCGAGGACCCTGTGACCGGCAGCCTGAACGGTGCAGCGGCGCAGTGGCTGATCGATGCCGGATATGCAACCGCGCCTTTGACGAACCACCAGGGGACCATTGTCGGGCGCGACGGCCAGGTGCACATGAATCTTGTCGACGACCAGCTATGGGTCGGAGGGAACAGCGCAATATTGATCAAGGGAACCATCGAGCTCTAG
- the der gene encoding ribosome biogenesis GTPase Der, translating to MSENNSTHDEEYIPVGDDDIAERLAELSEEEAAIRAQALLSGLEDYELDEEDSALLAGLDDFDDDDADVVIPPVLAVIGRPNVGKSTLVNRILGRREAVVEDTPGVTRDRVSYSAEWMGRPFTIVDTGGWEHDARGIHASVADQAEIAADVADAILFVVDSHVGATATDEAVVKMLRKKGKPVFLVANKVDDFNQEAEAAMLWGLGFGQPWPVSALHGRGTADLLDAVMEKLPEHSAFGGLIPSGGPRRIALIGRPNVGKSSLLNKLAGSERVVVDDYAGTTRDPVDELIELGGNVWRFVDTAGIRRRQHMAVGSDYYASLRTQSALEKAEVAVILLAANEVVSEQDVRIIQLAIEAGRAMVIVYNKWDEVDEDRRYYLDQEIERDLAHIEWAPRVNISAKTGWHKDKLVPALNTALDSWDKRIPTGKLNAFLGELVAAHPHPVRGGKQPRILFGTQASARPPRFVLFTTGFLDPGYRRFITRRLRETFGFEGTPIEVSMRIRERRGRKR from the coding sequence ATGAGCGAGAACAACTCCACCCACGACGAGGAATACATCCCCGTTGGAGACGACGATATCGCCGAGCGCCTGGCCGAACTGAGCGAGGAAGAAGCCGCCATTCGCGCGCAGGCCCTGCTCAGCGGACTGGAAGATTACGAGCTGGACGAGGAAGACTCGGCCCTGCTCGCAGGTCTGGACGACTTTGATGACGACGACGCCGATGTGGTCATTCCACCGGTGTTGGCCGTGATCGGACGCCCCAACGTGGGCAAGTCCACTCTGGTCAACCGCATCCTGGGCCGTCGCGAAGCCGTGGTTGAGGACACCCCGGGTGTCACCCGCGACCGTGTGTCCTACTCGGCCGAGTGGATGGGCCGCCCCTTCACCATCGTTGATACCGGCGGCTGGGAGCACGACGCCCGGGGCATCCATGCCTCCGTGGCCGACCAGGCGGAGATCGCGGCAGACGTTGCCGACGCCATCCTCTTTGTCGTGGACTCGCACGTTGGCGCCACCGCCACCGACGAGGCCGTGGTGAAGATGTTGCGCAAGAAGGGCAAGCCGGTCTTCCTCGTGGCCAACAAGGTCGATGACTTCAACCAGGAAGCCGAAGCCGCCATGCTCTGGGGCCTGGGCTTCGGCCAGCCTTGGCCGGTCTCGGCCCTGCACGGCCGCGGCACCGCGGACCTGCTCGATGCCGTCATGGAGAAGCTGCCCGAGCACTCGGCATTCGGCGGCTTGATTCCATCCGGTGGTCCTCGCCGTATCGCTTTGATCGGTCGCCCGAACGTGGGCAAGTCCTCGCTGCTGAACAAGCTGGCTGGTTCCGAGCGCGTCGTCGTCGACGACTACGCTGGCACCACCCGAGACCCGGTGGATGAGCTGATCGAACTTGGTGGAAATGTCTGGCGCTTTGTTGATACCGCCGGTATCCGCCGCCGCCAGCACATGGCCGTGGGTTCGGACTACTACGCATCACTGCGCACCCAAAGCGCATTGGAAAAGGCGGAAGTGGCCGTCATCCTGCTGGCCGCGAATGAAGTGGTTTCCGAGCAGGACGTGCGTATCATCCAGTTGGCCATTGAAGCCGGCCGCGCCATGGTGATTGTCTACAACAAGTGGGATGAAGTCGACGAAGATCGTCGCTACTACCTGGACCAGGAGATCGAGCGCGACCTCGCGCACATCGAATGGGCGCCACGAGTGAATATTTCGGCCAAGACCGGATGGCATAAGGACAAGCTGGTTCCCGCGTTGAACACCGCGCTGGACTCGTGGGATAAGCGCATTCCCACCGGCAAGCTCAACGCCTTCCTCGGCGAACTCGTTGCAGCGCACCCGCACCCGGTGCGCGGCGGCAAGCAGCCACGTATCCTCTTCGGCACCCAGGCATCGGCTCGTCCGCCGCGCTTCGTGCTGTTCACCACCGGCTTCCTGGATCCTGGCTACCGCCGATTCATCACCCGCCGGCTGCGTGAGACCTTTGGTTTCGAGGGCACCCCGATTGAAGTTTCCATGCGAATCCGTGAACGTCGCGGCCGTAAGCGCTAG
- a CDS encoding FHA domain-containing protein — MSEHGPVDPNNESASETTNIALPSMNKATEPSVIYTLSEDEKNAVRALPSGSALLIAHSGPNKGARFLLDTDESIAGRHPNADIFLDDVTVSRRHAKFTRNGESFLLSDIGSLNGTYINGDRIDEIQLNSGVQVQIGKFRLNFYQSVPNL, encoded by the coding sequence ATGTCGGAACATGGGCCGGTTGACCCGAATAACGAGTCTGCCTCCGAGACGACCAATATTGCTCTTCCTTCAATGAACAAGGCTACAGAGCCTTCGGTGATTTACACGTTGAGTGAAGATGAGAAGAATGCGGTACGCGCGCTTCCATCGGGCTCTGCTTTGCTCATTGCCCACTCGGGGCCAAACAAGGGAGCCCGCTTCCTGCTGGATACCGATGAGAGCATTGCTGGGCGTCACCCAAATGCAGATATCTTCTTGGATGATGTCACGGTATCGCGTCGCCACGCGAAGTTCACCAGGAACGGTGAAAGCTTCTTGCTCAGCGACATCGGCTCGCTCAATGGCACGTACATCAATGGCGACCGTATTGACGAAATCCAATTGAACAGCGGAGTCCAAGTGCAGATTGGCAAGTTCCGCCTGAATTTCTACCAGAGCGTACCGAACCTTTAA
- a CDS encoding DUF488 domain-containing protein: MTEILIKRAYTEPSDHDGYRILVDRLWPRGLTKAALGLDQWAKSLAPSSELRKAWNHDTDQFEQFAAQYKDELNQNAAVDEFLELVDPMPTITLVYAARNEQANHAMVLREYLLEQLKLR; this comes from the coding sequence ATGACAGAAATCCTGATTAAGCGCGCTTACACGGAGCCCAGTGACCACGACGGATACCGAATACTGGTGGACCGCCTTTGGCCTCGTGGGCTAACCAAAGCCGCGCTAGGGCTTGATCAGTGGGCCAAATCCTTGGCCCCTAGTTCCGAGTTGCGCAAAGCATGGAACCACGACACAGATCAGTTTGAGCAGTTCGCCGCACAGTACAAGGACGAGCTGAATCAAAATGCGGCAGTCGACGAGTTCCTGGAACTAGTTGATCCGATGCCTACGATCACCTTGGTTTACGCAGCGCGCAATGAACAGGCTAATCACGCGATGGTTTTGCGAGAGTATCTTCTTGAACAGTTGAAGCTCCGCTAG
- a CDS encoding MerR family transcriptional regulator: MPIFDAARSPRLEASRHETVRHAALNIGEVLSELKDEFPRVTASKIRFLEDKGLIIPQRTSAGYRKYTASDVSRLRFILSVQRDQYLPLKVIKDHLDAVDRGEAPEALPGGAPAAPQLVNSDMAEAVESKTRLVSLAELQGITGANEVLVDELLKFGLIESQGGLFDSNCIKVTKSAVQLANHGVEPRHLRQFRTAADREFSLIESIIGNDMKKPEVSARARAAEEAQEISRQCLEIHEALVQRAISHLDR, from the coding sequence TTGCCGATCTTTGACGCAGCCCGTAGCCCACGACTCGAGGCATCGCGCCACGAGACTGTCCGGCACGCAGCGCTGAATATCGGCGAAGTGCTCTCGGAGCTAAAGGATGAATTCCCACGGGTCACGGCATCCAAGATCCGCTTTTTGGAGGACAAGGGCCTAATCATCCCGCAGCGTACCTCCGCCGGCTACCGCAAATACACTGCTTCCGACGTCAGCCGTCTTCGCTTCATCCTCTCAGTGCAGCGTGACCAGTACCTGCCTCTGAAGGTCATCAAAGACCACTTGGACGCTGTCGACCGCGGCGAAGCCCCAGAAGCATTGCCCGGGGGAGCGCCAGCCGCTCCACAACTGGTCAATAGCGACATGGCCGAAGCAGTCGAGAGCAAGACCCGTTTGGTCTCCCTGGCCGAGCTGCAGGGAATCACCGGCGCCAACGAAGTACTCGTCGACGAATTGCTGAAGTTTGGCCTCATTGAATCACAAGGCGGCTTGTTCGATTCGAACTGCATCAAGGTGACCAAATCCGCTGTGCAGCTGGCCAATCACGGTGTGGAGCCAAGGCACCTGCGCCAGTTCCGCACTGCAGCTGATCGCGAATTTTCACTGATCGAATCGATCATTGGCAATGACATGAAGAAGCCGGAAGTTTCAGCCCGTGCACGAGCTGCGGAAGAAGCGCAAGAAATTTCACGCCAGTGCCTGGAAATCCACGAAGCTCTCGTGCAGCGTGCTATTTCCCATCTTGATCGCTAG
- the cmk gene encoding (d)CMP kinase produces MESSPVSTLNNDQLVIAIDGPSGSGKSSVSKAVARELGAAYLDTGAMYRAITYSVLADGTDLADASAIAQAVRDAQLEISVDPDAELVKIGGVDVTSAIREPRISEQVSTVATNLDARAELVRRQQEIINANARIVAEGRDITTVVAPDADARILLTASEEARLRRRGLQLGGTQNDSQLANQVLARDAKDSTVVNFTQAADGVMTVDSSDLDFEQTIKAVLDAISTATKN; encoded by the coding sequence ATGGAAAGTAGCCCAGTGAGCACCTTGAACAACGACCAGCTCGTCATCGCCATCGACGGCCCTAGCGGCTCTGGCAAGTCTTCGGTCTCCAAGGCCGTCGCCCGTGAATTGGGTGCCGCCTACCTGGATACCGGCGCGATGTACCGTGCCATCACCTACTCGGTGCTCGCCGATGGAACCGACCTGGCAGACGCCAGCGCGATCGCCCAGGCCGTGCGCGACGCACAGCTGGAGATCTCGGTGGACCCGGACGCCGAATTGGTGAAGATCGGTGGTGTCGATGTCACCAGCGCCATCCGCGAACCGCGCATTTCCGAGCAGGTTTCCACCGTGGCCACCAACCTGGATGCCCGCGCCGAACTGGTGCGCCGCCAGCAGGAAATCATTAACGCCAACGCGCGCATCGTGGCCGAAGGCCGCGACATCACCACCGTGGTGGCTCCGGATGCCGACGCCCGCATCCTGCTGACCGCTTCGGAAGAAGCGCGTTTGCGCCGCCGTGGCCTGCAGCTGGGCGGAACCCAGAACGACTCGCAGCTGGCCAACCAGGTGCTGGCCCGCGACGCCAAGGATTCTACCGTTGTGAACTTCACCCAGGCCGCCGATGGCGTGATGACCGTGGATTCCTCGGACCTGGATTTCGAGCAAACCATCAAGGCAGTGCTTGACGCAATCAGCACTGCAACGAAAAACTAG